Proteins encoded in a region of the Deinococcus aerius genome:
- a CDS encoding NADH-quinone oxidoreductase subunit A, translated as MLLIALGIGVLAVVVSALLGPKKASRTKLMAYESGNDPEHGGVGTGQRFPVHFYLVAMLFIVFDIETAFFYPLAVAYQKLVPFAFWEAVTFVGLLLVGYYYILKKGVLEWS; from the coding sequence ATGCTGCTTATCGCGCTGGGCATCGGCGTGCTGGCGGTGGTCGTCTCGGCGCTGCTGGGGCCGAAGAAGGCGAGCCGCACCAAGCTGATGGCCTACGAGAGCGGCAACGACCCGGAGCACGGCGGCGTGGGCACCGGCCAGCGTTTCCCGGTGCATTTCTACCTCGTCGCCATGCTGTTCATCGTCTTCGACATTGAGACGGCCTTTTTCTACCCGCTCGCAGTGGCTTACCAGAAGCTGGTGCCCTTCGCCTTCTGGGAAGCGGTGACGTTCGTGGGCCTGCTGCTGGTGGGGTACTACTACATCCTGAAAAAAGGGGTGCTGGAGTGGTCTTGA